Proteins found in one Venturia canescens isolate UGA chromosome 6, ASM1945775v1, whole genome shotgun sequence genomic segment:
- the uri gene encoding unconventional prefoldin RPB5 interactor-like protein produces the protein MDYEQLQKYQQSILNQALNEGIRRNDEQTQTWSEYKSRHEKVIESLETFSKELSVECMVPIGKRALMRGKLTHTNEILVSLGEGYFAKYSAAQALALCRRRIKKADDILGSLEKEHKLYEMRQQIPECFDAFASEGRKDLIEHWNEEQLEDWRVKHRQREKEYRTKLAELKNVEKQDIKTEEDLFAKLDALELQEELEAELHRLEAACPDFYTQDLSEGEVYEESDYSSEETDDESSGNEESESEAASTKAKTDSPCEVAGAIPKPPEFVDDASEKIFPETSDSNVNISDSPRTIGSVKKSVMFGEPEIKYFNQTEQLASAKEVEKKSIDIPPEEESGEDEVVRIEFKHSDHQPLILDSENNETIESPRDIYKMLAKPKPILKYSENPNTLEIANSSMVSDLSTTDESIDDEIDENLAGVSTYNTVVKDIKEHVFEKPSAKPDQVPDQKRPLSKFKMERMKR, from the exons ATGGATTATGAACAACTGCAAAAATATCAACAATCAATTCTGAATCAAGCTCTCAATGAG GGAATCAGAAGGAACGATGAACAAACTCAAACGTGGTCAGAGTATAAATCTCGTCATGAAAAAGTAATTGAGAGTTTAGAAACCTTTTCGAAAGAACTGTCTGTCGAGTGTATGGTGCCTATTGGAAAAAGAGCTCTTATGCGAGGGAAACTTACTCACACAAATGAGATTTTGGTGTCCCTCGGCGAAGGATATTTTGCAAAGTACAGTGCAGCACAGGCGCTTGCTCTGTGTAGGCGCAGGATAAAGA AAGCTGATGATATTTTAGGCAGTCTAGAAAAAGAGCACAAACTTTATGAAATGCGCCAACAGATTCCTGAATGTTTTGATGCGTTTGCAAGTGAAGGAAGGAAAGATTTGATTGAGCATTGGAACGAAGAACAACTCGAAGATTGGCGAG TAAAACATCGACAGAGGGAAAAAGAATACAGGACAAAACTGGCTGAATTAAAGAATGTCGAAAAACAGGATATTAAGACTGAGGAAGATTTGTTTGCAAAGCTCGATGCCTTAGAACTGCAAGAAGAATTGGAAGCAGAATTGCATAG gCTCGAAGCTGCTTGTCCAGATTTTTACACTCAAGATTTAAGCGAAGGTGAGGTTTACGAAGAATCGGACTATAGTTCGGAGGAAACCGACGACGAGAGTTCAGGAAATGAAGAGAGTGAGTCGGAAGCTGCATCAACAAAAGCGAAAACGGATTCTCCTTGCGAAGTTGCTGGAGCTATCCCGAAACCTCCAGAATTCGTGGACGATGCGAGCGAAAAGATATTTCCCGAAACATCGGATTCCAATGTGAATATTTCCGATTCGCCAAGAACAATTGGAagcgtgaaaaaaagtgtcatGTTTGGTGAGCCtgaaatcaaatattttaatCAAACGGAACAACTTGCATCGGCGAaagaagttgagaaaaaatcgatcgacatTCCGCCCGAGGAAGAATCGGGCGAGGACGAGGTCGTGAGAATCGAGTTTAAGCATTCCGATCATCAGCCCCTAATTCTCGATTCCGAGAACAACGAAACGATCGAAAGCCCTCGAGACATTTACAAAATGCTTGCGAAGCCGAAACCGATACTCAAATATTCCGAAAATCCAAACACCCTCGAAATTGCCAACTCATCGATGGTCTCTGACTTATCAACAACTGATGAAAGTATCGATGacgaaatcgatgaaaatttagccGGTGTTTCCACTTACAACACGGTCGTAAAGGACATCAAAGAACACGTTTTTGAAAAACCTTCAGCAAAACCTGATCAAGTACCTGATCAAAAGAGACCTCTTagcaaattcaaaatggaacGAATGAAAAGATGA